A region from the Pirellulaceae bacterium genome encodes:
- a CDS encoding sodium-translocating pyrophosphatase — MFRLMSRSWKALQSASAATAVVLITASTLWGQAPETTGETPEAAASSFNATEATIWTIAFVGSIVALVFAYRFFKQMMAADEGNDRMIEIAGHVREGANAYLRQQYFVVSIFFVLIVIVLAIFAFVLDVQSKWVPFAFLTGGFFSGLAGWCGMKTATWASSRTAAGAQKSLNQGLQVAFRSGAVMGLTVVGLGLLDITIWFALLKWIVGMPLAEITVTMLCFGMGASAQALFARVGGGIFTKAADVGADLVGKVEQGIPEDDPRNPATIADNVGDNVGDVAGMGADLYESYCGSILATAALGVAAFSGSGIQAIGLTPDQAQLQALLLPMAIAAVGIFLSILGIFLVRTGEDATQKNLLKALGRGINASTVLVAIAAVLLAWWLMPHNEETLISSGIPIPGVAVSIVVGLLAGWLIGKWTEYSTSDEYSPTKKLAEQAETGPATLIIGGVADGMMSVWFPVIVICVATLTAFGFASGWNFADISYFSIGLYGVGIAAVGMLSTLGITLATDAYGPIADNAGGNAEMAGLEPIVRERTDALDSLGNTTAATGKGFAIGSAALTALALLAAYVEEVRIGFDRWGEAAVEQIEAETGYFKLSNGFILHKHGDHAHHFLALPAELRKPEITDKWGDLDFRSGPVQIPDEMFKSMEHGELAFADTGGKLIAVDKATLVDFATYYDASLMNPKVLVGVFLGAMATFVFCAMTMKAVGRAAKGMVEEVRRQFREKPGIMEGSEQPDYAAPVAISTKAAQVEMVLPSLLGLATPVVVGILLGVGGVLGLLVGTLTTGFCLAIFMANAGGAWDNAKKYIEAGHHGGKGSEAHKAGVVGDTVGDPFKDTSGPSLNILIKLMSMVSVVVAGFVVRYSLMALGIF; from the coding sequence ATGTTTAGGCTCATGTCACGAAGCTGGAAAGCCCTACAGAGCGCGTCGGCGGCAACCGCCGTCGTGCTGATTACTGCCTCAACTCTTTGGGGACAAGCCCCCGAAACAACGGGAGAAACGCCCGAGGCGGCCGCGAGCAGTTTTAACGCCACGGAAGCTACGATTTGGACCATCGCCTTTGTCGGCTCGATCGTTGCCCTTGTCTTTGCCTATCGTTTCTTTAAACAAATGATGGCTGCCGACGAAGGAAACGATCGGATGATTGAAATCGCGGGTCACGTCCGCGAGGGTGCCAACGCTTATCTGCGTCAGCAATACTTTGTGGTCTCGATCTTTTTTGTGCTGATCGTGATCGTGTTGGCCATCTTTGCTTTTGTGCTCGATGTTCAAAGCAAATGGGTTCCCTTCGCGTTCTTAACGGGTGGTTTCTTTTCTGGACTCGCCGGTTGGTGCGGCATGAAGACGGCCACTTGGGCCAGCAGCCGAACGGCGGCCGGAGCTCAAAAATCACTCAATCAGGGGTTACAGGTCGCGTTTCGATCGGGGGCCGTGATGGGTCTGACCGTAGTCGGTCTGGGCTTATTAGACATCACTATTTGGTTCGCGCTGCTCAAATGGATCGTGGGAATGCCGCTGGCAGAAATCACGGTGACCATGTTGTGCTTTGGTATGGGAGCAAGTGCTCAAGCGTTGTTCGCCCGAGTCGGCGGTGGAATTTTCACAAAAGCCGCGGACGTTGGTGCCGACCTGGTGGGCAAAGTTGAACAAGGCATTCCGGAAGATGACCCGCGGAATCCTGCCACCATTGCCGACAACGTCGGTGACAATGTGGGTGACGTCGCGGGCATGGGCGCTGACCTTTACGAATCCTACTGCGGATCGATTCTTGCCACCGCAGCCTTAGGCGTAGCCGCTTTCTCGGGTTCCGGTATTCAGGCAATCGGGTTGACGCCCGATCAGGCTCAATTACAAGCTTTGCTGCTGCCGATGGCGATCGCGGCCGTTGGTATCTTCCTCTCCATCCTGGGCATCTTTTTGGTGCGTACGGGTGAAGACGCTACACAGAAGAATTTGCTCAAGGCTCTGGGTCGCGGAATCAACGCATCGACGGTCTTGGTTGCGATTGCTGCCGTGCTGCTCGCTTGGTGGCTGATGCCACACAACGAGGAGACTTTGATTTCGTCCGGCATCCCAATCCCTGGCGTAGCTGTCAGTATTGTTGTCGGTCTATTAGCCGGCTGGTTAATCGGAAAATGGACGGAATATTCCACGAGTGATGAATACAGTCCCACGAAAAAACTCGCCGAACAAGCTGAGACTGGCCCAGCCACGCTCATCATCGGCGGTGTGGCCGACGGGATGATGAGCGTTTGGTTCCCTGTGATCGTTATCTGCGTCGCTACCCTGACCGCCTTTGGCTTTGCCAGCGGGTGGAACTTCGCCGACATCAGCTACTTTTCAATTGGCCTGTATGGAGTAGGCATTGCAGCAGTCGGCATGCTCAGCACACTGGGTATCACATTGGCGACCGACGCCTACGGCCCAATCGCTGACAACGCAGGCGGTAATGCCGAGATGGCAGGTTTGGAGCCGATTGTTCGCGAACGCACCGATGCACTGGATAGTCTCGGAAACACAACCGCTGCGACAGGCAAAGGATTCGCAATCGGCTCGGCAGCTCTCACCGCTCTCGCGCTACTGGCAGCCTACGTCGAGGAAGTCCGAATTGGTTTTGACCGTTGGGGCGAGGCCGCCGTGGAACAAATCGAAGCTGAAACGGGCTACTTCAAGCTGTCCAACGGCTTCATTCTGCACAAACATGGCGATCACGCACATCATTTTTTGGCACTTCCGGCTGAATTGCGCAAGCCTGAAATCACCGATAAATGGGGCGACTTGGATTTCCGATCCGGCCCGGTGCAAATCCCGGACGAGATGTTCAAAAGCATGGAACACGGCGAGCTTGCTTTCGCTGATACGGGAGGCAAACTGATCGCCGTCGACAAGGCCACCCTGGTCGATTTTGCCACCTACTATGACGCCTCACTCATGAATCCCAAAGTACTGGTTGGAGTCTTTCTCGGAGCCATGGCGACATTCGTCTTCTGTGCCATGACCATGAAAGCGGTGGGTCGAGCTGCCAAGGGAATGGTCGAGGAAGTTCGACGTCAGTTCCGCGAAAAACCGGGAATCATGGAAGGCTCGGAACAACCGGATTACGCTGCCCCGGTGGCGATCAGTACCAAGGCAGCCCAAGTCGAAATGGTGCTGCCTTCGCTACTCGGTCTTGCCACGCCCGTTGTGGTCGGCATTTTGCTCGGCGTAGGTGGCGTGCTGGGATTGCTCGTCGGTACCCTCACGACCGGCTTCTGTCTGGCGATCTTCATGGCCAATGCGGGTGGTGCCTGGGACAATGCCAAGAAATATATCGAAGCCGGCCACCATGGAGGCAAGGGATCGGAAGCTCACAAAGCGGGAGTCGTCGGCGACACGGTCGGCGATCCGTTTAAAGACACGAGCGGTCCGAGCCTCAATATCTTGATCAAGCTGATGAGCATGGTCAGTGTGGTGGTCGCCGGTTTCGTCGTCCGCTACAGCCTCATGGCACTTGGAATCTTTTAG
- the rsfS gene encoding ribosome silencing factor yields the protein MPESKMVQPANNSVDKAARALQLAVAAAQTADENRGQNIAVLDVRQLTCMFDYFVIATGASRRQLHAMSEEIDHKLEDDLNDQRMGIEGYSESRWILLDYGSVVIHLFDQETRDFFAIEEMWAEAPRIAWERESSQS from the coding sequence GTGCCTGAATCCAAAATGGTCCAGCCAGCCAACAACTCAGTCGACAAAGCGGCACGTGCTCTACAACTTGCCGTGGCCGCTGCTCAAACCGCGGATGAGAACCGGGGGCAAAACATTGCGGTCCTCGACGTGCGACAACTGACCTGCATGTTTGATTACTTCGTGATCGCAACCGGCGCAAGCCGTCGTCAATTGCACGCAATGAGCGAGGAGATCGACCACAAGCTGGAAGATGATCTTAACGATCAACGAATGGGGATCGAGGGTTACTCAGAAAGTCGATGGATTCTGCTCGACTACGGCAGCGTGGTGATTCACTTGTTCGATCAAGAGACGCGAGATTTTTTTGCGATCGAAGAGATGTGGGCGGAAGCACCCCGCATCGCGTGGGAGCGAGAAAGCTCGCAGTCCTAA
- the argS gene encoding arginine--tRNA ligase, translated as MNILHELRDRFRTTLERLITDPSAELDMIRPAQDARFGDYQANCAMPLGKKLGKPPREVAQQITASLQIDDFCHPAEIAGPGFINLQVQDTWIAEQLHVATEDERLGIKAIPQPKTYVIDFSSPNVAKPMHVGHIRSTVIGDSLCRILRFLGNTVVSDNHLGDWGTQFGMIIYGYRNFANPTAYQQAPVQELGRVYRVVRRLVDYHEAVAQQPVVADRITELETELETAEQQSADDKAAQKKQKKIIKKLKSQLSDTRASLASLAEKLSAAQNDTAFAARIAEHATIGQDVLQETAKLHAGDPDNAKLWEDFLPKCRAEIERVYGRLGVTFDEELGESFYHDRLGTVVDDLVQRGLASESEGATCVFLDGFEAPMIIRKKDGAFLYATTDLATIQYRRERWSPDAILYVVDFRQADHFDKLFAAAKKWGIQDVELKHIEFGTVLGDDGKPFKTRSGDTVGLESLLDAAVEHAAAVVNANDDGKPNGPELSSEQRTQIANIVGHAAIKYADLSQNRASDYVYNEDKMVALRGNTATYLQYSYARVKSIFARGGIDIESLRQSGMRISLEHEKERALGLQILRFSEALEEVSTDYRPNHLTNYLYELATSFSGFFEACPVIKAESTELRDSRALLCDLTARTLQTGLSLLGIQVVEKM; from the coding sequence ATGAACATATTGCACGAATTACGGGACCGCTTCCGAACAACTCTCGAGCGTCTCATCACCGATCCATCCGCCGAATTGGACATGATTCGGCCTGCTCAGGATGCTCGCTTTGGTGACTACCAGGCAAATTGCGCGATGCCGCTGGGAAAGAAGCTCGGCAAGCCTCCACGGGAAGTAGCCCAACAAATCACAGCTTCCCTTCAAATCGATGACTTTTGCCACCCGGCTGAAATCGCTGGCCCGGGTTTCATTAATTTGCAAGTGCAAGATACTTGGATTGCGGAGCAGCTCCATGTGGCCACCGAAGACGAAAGACTTGGCATCAAGGCGATCCCCCAACCCAAAACATATGTCATTGATTTTTCATCGCCGAATGTCGCCAAGCCGATGCACGTTGGACACATTCGATCAACCGTCATCGGTGATTCGCTCTGTCGAATCCTGCGGTTCCTGGGTAACACGGTGGTTTCGGATAATCATCTGGGCGATTGGGGCACCCAATTCGGAATGATCATCTACGGTTACCGCAACTTTGCAAATCCGACTGCCTATCAGCAAGCACCGGTGCAAGAGCTAGGTCGGGTTTATCGTGTTGTCCGTCGACTGGTGGATTACCACGAGGCAGTTGCACAACAACCTGTCGTCGCGGATCGGATCACAGAACTGGAAACGGAGCTAGAAACGGCGGAACAACAGTCGGCCGATGACAAAGCGGCGCAGAAAAAACAAAAAAAGATCATCAAGAAACTGAAGTCTCAACTCTCCGATACGCGAGCGAGCCTTGCGAGCCTTGCGGAAAAGCTATCCGCTGCTCAAAACGACACGGCCTTCGCGGCACGGATCGCTGAACATGCGACAATCGGTCAAGACGTTTTACAAGAAACCGCAAAACTGCACGCGGGGGATCCTGACAACGCCAAGTTGTGGGAGGATTTTCTTCCCAAGTGTCGCGCTGAAATCGAACGTGTTTACGGTCGCCTCGGCGTCACGTTTGACGAAGAACTGGGTGAAAGTTTCTACCACGATCGTTTGGGTACCGTCGTCGATGACTTGGTGCAACGTGGTTTAGCGAGCGAAAGCGAAGGGGCAACTTGTGTCTTTCTAGATGGCTTTGAAGCACCCATGATCATCCGCAAGAAGGATGGTGCTTTCCTGTACGCGACAACCGACTTGGCCACGATCCAGTATCGCAGGGAGCGTTGGTCGCCGGATGCCATTCTATATGTTGTCGATTTTCGACAGGCAGACCATTTCGATAAACTATTCGCCGCTGCGAAAAAGTGGGGCATCCAAGACGTCGAACTTAAACACATCGAATTTGGCACGGTACTCGGCGATGATGGCAAGCCCTTTAAAACACGCTCGGGAGACACCGTCGGCTTAGAGTCATTACTGGACGCAGCCGTTGAACACGCAGCGGCGGTCGTGAATGCAAACGACGACGGCAAACCGAACGGCCCGGAACTTTCGTCCGAACAACGCACCCAAATCGCCAACATCGTTGGGCATGCAGCGATCAAATACGCGGACTTGTCGCAAAACAGGGCCAGCGATTACGTTTACAATGAAGACAAAATGGTGGCGCTTCGAGGCAATACGGCCACCTATCTGCAGTACTCCTACGCTCGTGTGAAAAGCATCTTCGCTCGCGGTGGAATTGACATCGAAAGCTTGCGACAATCCGGCATGAGGATTTCGCTCGAACACGAAAAGGAACGAGCCCTGGGCTTGCAGATCCTGAGATTTTCAGAAGCGTTGGAGGAAGTAAGCACCGATTACCGCCCCAATCACTTAACCAATTATTTGTACGAGCTGGCCACTTCCTTTTCGGGATTCTTTGAAGCGTGCCCCGTCATCAAGGCGGAATCCACGGAGTTGCGTGACAGCCGAGCTCTGCTATGTGATTTGACAGCTCGCACCTTGCAAACCGGCTTGTCGTTACTTGGGATCCAGGTTGTGGAGAAAATGTAA
- a CDS encoding site-specific DNA-methyltransferase, with product MAKLIPPKLNTIYCGDAKVQLGRLEPGFADTIVTSPPYFRQRNYANANQVGQERTPEEYIERLVALFRAARQSLHDHGTLWLVLGDKYQAKRLLGMPWRVALALQEDGWYLRSDIIWQKPNAMPSAVKNRPTTDHEYVFLLSKGESYYYDIDAIREPHVTFSENSRMKGGRNHFFKRDSTPENGKNGGHPNLHNGRWDQAFHPKGRNKRTVWSIPLSKVREAHFAVFPESLVETCVLAGCPDQGVVLDPFMGSGTTAIVSQRLNRNFVGIECVQDYCKMARKRIKRAKQDESSKPN from the coding sequence ATGGCCAAACTCATACCGCCAAAACTTAACACGATCTATTGCGGGGATGCCAAAGTCCAACTTGGCCGTCTCGAACCTGGCTTTGCGGATACGATCGTCACAAGTCCGCCTTATTTCCGGCAAAGAAATTACGCGAATGCGAATCAGGTCGGACAGGAGCGGACCCCCGAAGAATACATCGAGCGACTAGTCGCTCTCTTTCGGGCTGCCAGGCAATCATTGCACGACCACGGCACATTGTGGCTTGTGTTGGGCGACAAATACCAGGCCAAACGACTGTTAGGCATGCCCTGGCGTGTCGCGTTGGCATTACAAGAAGACGGCTGGTACCTTCGCAGCGATATCATCTGGCAAAAGCCCAACGCCATGCCGTCAGCCGTCAAGAACCGTCCCACGACCGACCACGAATATGTCTTTCTGTTGAGCAAGGGCGAGTCGTATTACTACGATATCGACGCGATCCGCGAACCTCACGTCACCTTCTCTGAAAACAGTCGTATGAAAGGCGGACGGAATCACTTTTTCAAACGAGACAGCACGCCCGAAAACGGCAAGAACGGGGGCCATCCCAATCTGCACAATGGTCGTTGGGACCAAGCCTTTCATCCCAAAGGACGAAACAAACGCACCGTTTGGTCAATTCCCCTCTCAAAAGTTCGAGAAGCTCATTTTGCGGTGTTCCCGGAATCACTCGTCGAAACGTGCGTTTTAGCCGGTTGTCCCGATCAGGGAGTTGTTCTTGATCCGTTCATGGGGAGTGGCACCACCGCGATTGTTTCCCAACGTTTGAATCGAAACTTCGTCGGCATCGAATGCGTGCAGGACTATTGCAAGATGGCACGAAAACGCATCAAAAGAGCGAAGCAAGACGAATCGTCGAAGCCAAACTAA
- a CDS encoding TylF/MycF/NovP-related O-methyltransferase, producing the protein MKSTQREPSSFIYTKLLQALLSTRSAGTRRNFLLNQLEHEVSDAPCEEAYRLRKRIWYRFLKKMPTATAEFDLRVHGFFDLFSQLKEVPGEIVECGVGRGQFLSVFLFANAYYSLNRKVIGFDSFTGFPPASEHDIGDRVEKVGEIDGWADSTLQTVRDTIETLARGAAFCTPNDLDRLQLIPGYFDRTLEANLPDRICFLHLDADLYESTRDCLQACLPRMESGSWIVFDELHETERWPGVGKAVDELCRPSGLIPVWLPAIQRMGIQV; encoded by the coding sequence ATGAAATCGACCCAGCGAGAGCCATCGAGTTTTATCTATACCAAACTGTTGCAGGCGTTACTCTCGACGCGGAGTGCCGGTACCAGGCGTAATTTTCTATTGAACCAACTAGAGCATGAAGTCAGCGATGCTCCGTGTGAAGAGGCCTACCGTTTACGAAAGCGAATTTGGTATCGATTTCTCAAGAAAATGCCGACTGCGACGGCCGAATTTGATCTGCGGGTCCACGGCTTTTTCGATTTATTTTCACAGCTCAAAGAGGTGCCTGGCGAGATTGTCGAGTGCGGTGTGGGGCGGGGACAATTTCTGAGTGTCTTTCTCTTCGCAAACGCCTATTATTCGCTGAATCGAAAGGTGATTGGATTTGACTCGTTTACGGGCTTTCCGCCCGCGAGTGAGCACGACATTGGTGATCGGGTTGAGAAGGTTGGAGAGATTGACGGTTGGGCCGATTCGACGTTGCAAACGGTACGTGACACCATCGAGACGCTCGCACGTGGGGCGGCGTTCTGCACCCCGAACGATCTGGACCGGTTGCAACTCATTCCCGGCTATTTCGATCGGACTTTGGAAGCAAATTTGCCGGATCGTATTTGCTTTTTGCATCTTGATGCAGATCTCTATGAATCGACACGAGACTGTTTGCAAGCATGCCTACCCAGGATGGAAAGTGGATCGTGGATCGTATTCGACGAGTTGCACGAAACCGAACGCTGGCCAGGAGTGGGAAAAGCCGTTGATGAACTCTGTCGTCCGTCTGGACTGATTCCCGTTTGGTTACCCGCCATTCAACGAATGGGGATCCAGGTGTAA
- a CDS encoding acylneuraminate cytidylyltransferase has protein sequence MEVLAIIPARGGSKAIPRKNLAPLCGRPLIVWMIEAAKSSCHIDRVVVSTDDADIGQVAEEHGAEVVWRPAALSGDFDSSELALLHVLETLDASENYQPDLTVFLQCTAPLTTGGDIDDVVHSLLLEESDSALAVTHFHEFVWKQQNGDGVGVNHDKSKRLMRQQLDPTYVECGSVYVMKTDGFRTHRHRFFGRTSMFVVPRNRHLDVNELVDLEVAQVMLAKQLQPHEQPHEQPHEHKRELIPENLKAIAFDGDRLLTNDSLSSLSHETVNTDLLNGLDVKQLRSLGLELLVLLPEMNPVVSAWCRDLGLDVIDKSKVNSPTLLEWLSQNDILPEQAAYFGNGQDDLDSLTRVGCGLAAADALPDAKAAASVVLTASAGQGAVREICELLLHRFTEDHSVSRSGSRIDKCR, from the coding sequence ATGGAAGTGCTTGCCATCATTCCTGCACGCGGTGGTTCGAAGGCCATTCCACGCAAGAATCTTGCGCCCTTATGTGGCAGACCGCTGATCGTTTGGATGATTGAAGCGGCCAAATCCAGTTGTCATATCGATCGTGTGGTGGTCAGTACGGACGACGCCGACATCGGTCAAGTTGCCGAGGAGCATGGAGCAGAGGTGGTTTGGCGACCGGCCGCATTAAGCGGCGATTTTGATTCGTCAGAGTTGGCCTTGTTGCACGTGCTGGAGACGCTGGACGCGTCCGAGAACTATCAGCCTGATTTGACAGTGTTCTTGCAATGCACGGCTCCGTTGACGACAGGTGGGGACATCGACGATGTGGTCCATTCGCTGCTGTTAGAAGAATCTGATAGCGCGCTGGCCGTGACCCATTTTCATGAATTTGTCTGGAAGCAACAAAATGGCGACGGGGTTGGTGTCAACCACGATAAGTCGAAACGACTCATGAGACAGCAGTTGGATCCGACTTATGTTGAATGTGGATCGGTCTACGTTATGAAGACAGATGGGTTTCGAACCCATCGCCATCGTTTTTTTGGTCGCACGTCCATGTTTGTCGTTCCGCGAAATCGTCATTTGGACGTCAACGAGTTGGTTGATTTGGAAGTAGCGCAAGTCATGTTGGCCAAGCAACTGCAACCGCATGAGCAACCGCATGAGCAACCGCATGAGCACAAGCGCGAACTAATTCCCGAAAATTTGAAAGCGATCGCTTTTGATGGTGATCGACTATTGACGAATGATAGTCTCTCGAGTCTTTCGCATGAGACCGTGAATACTGATCTATTGAACGGGCTTGATGTGAAGCAACTTCGCTCGCTCGGTCTGGAATTGCTGGTATTGTTGCCGGAGATGAACCCGGTCGTCTCGGCATGGTGCAGGGATCTTGGGTTAGACGTCATTGATAAATCGAAAGTTAACTCGCCCACATTGTTGGAATGGTTGTCGCAGAACGACATTTTGCCCGAACAAGCGGCCTATTTTGGAAATGGCCAGGACGATCTGGACAGCTTGACTCGAGTCGGTTGTGGTTTGGCCGCGGCGGACGCTTTACCGGATGCCAAGGCGGCAGCCAGCGTGGTGCTTACCGCTTCAGCAGGGCAGGGTGCGGTTCGCGAAATTTGTGAATTACTTCTCCATCGATTCACAGAGGATCATTCCGTTTCCCGTTCTGGCAGTCGCATCGATAAGTGCCGTTGA